One stretch of Bos indicus x Bos taurus breed Angus x Brahman F1 hybrid chromosome 22, Bos_hybrid_MaternalHap_v2.0, whole genome shotgun sequence DNA includes these proteins:
- the EIF1B gene encoding eukaryotic translation initiation factor 1b encodes MSTIQNLQSFDPFADATKGDDLLPAGTEDYIHIRIQQRNGRKTLTTVQGIADDYDKKKLVKAFKKKFACNGTVIEHPEYGEVIQLQGDQRKNICQFLLEVGIVKEEQLKVHGF; translated from the exons ATGTCCACTATCCAGAACCTCCAATCTTTCG ACCCCTTTGCTGATGCAACTAAGGGTGACGACTTACTCCCGGCAGGGACTGAGGATTACATTCATATAAGAATCCAGCAACGGAACGGCAGGAAGACACTGACTACTGTTCAGGGCATTGCGGATGATTATGACAAAAAGAAACTTGTGAAAGCTTTCAAAAAG AAATTTGCCTGTAATGGTACTGTGATTGAACATCCGGAATACGGAGAGGTTATTCAGCTTCAAggtgaccaaaggaaaaacatttGCCAGTTTCTCTTGGAG gtTGGCATTGTCAAGGAGGAACAGCTTAAGGTTCATGGATTCTAA